In Devosia sp. XK-2, one DNA window encodes the following:
- a CDS encoding iron ABC transporter permease produces MTSLAEVALGRTQAASARWPVYAALVSVLAAAMLASLTLGYKLYGLDQVWAALFVNDGSETATVIAGLRLPRAVIAPMTGAALGMAGVMVQTLSRNRIASPDTLGLNAGASVAVVLATVVFGVQSLVGLSLAAAFGAFLTSIIVFGVAAGAGGLSPLKIVLVGVTFASLAHAVVEIILTSNEAQLQQLLFWLSGAFVDRPISLFFNGLPVVLAGAGLAFALHVALDALQADDATAASLGVPLVAVRGLTFVAVSLLTGAAVSMAGPVAFVGLVVPHVARRLVGLRHRHQLAAAALVGAIYTTLADVAARFVIYPVEAPVGAITAVVGAGALLVILMRRLA; encoded by the coding sequence GTGACGAGCCTGGCTGAGGTTGCATTGGGCAGGACGCAGGCCGCCAGCGCGCGCTGGCCGGTTTATGCCGCGCTGGTGTCGGTGCTGGCTGCAGCAATGCTAGCGAGCCTGACCCTTGGCTATAAGCTCTATGGGCTGGACCAGGTGTGGGCGGCGCTGTTTGTCAATGACGGTTCGGAAACCGCAACCGTGATTGCAGGGCTCAGATTGCCCCGAGCGGTCATCGCGCCCATGACCGGTGCGGCCCTGGGCATGGCCGGGGTGATGGTGCAGACCCTGTCGCGCAATCGCATCGCCTCGCCCGACACGCTGGGCCTCAATGCCGGGGCCTCGGTGGCGGTGGTCCTGGCCACGGTGGTTTTCGGCGTACAATCGCTGGTGGGTCTGTCGCTGGCAGCCGCATTCGGTGCCTTCCTCACCAGCATTATCGTTTTTGGCGTGGCCGCCGGGGCGGGTGGCTTGTCGCCGCTCAAGATCGTTCTGGTCGGGGTGACCTTTGCCAGCCTGGCCCATGCCGTGGTCGAAATCATTCTCACCAGCAATGAGGCGCAGTTGCAGCAATTGCTGTTCTGGCTTTCGGGTGCCTTTGTCGACCGGCCGATCAGCCTGTTTTTCAATGGCCTGCCGGTGGTGCTGGCGGGGGCCGGGCTGGCATTTGCGCTGCATGTGGCGCTCGATGCGTTACAGGCTGACGATGCGACGGCGGCTAGCCTGGGCGTGCCGCTGGTTGCCGTGCGAGGCCTGACTTTTGTGGCTGTCTCTCTGCTGACCGGGGCGGCAGTGTCCATGGCCGGGCCGGTGGCCTTTGTCGGTTTGGTCGTGCCGCATGTGGCGCGGCGGCTGGTGGGGCTGAGGCATCGCCACCAGTTGGCCGCCGCAGCGCTGGTTGGGGCCATCTATACGACGCTGGCCGATGTGGCGGCTCGCTTCGTGATCTATCCGGTGGAGGCGCCGGTGGGGGCCATTACCGCCGTGGTGGGCGCCGGGGCGTTGCTGGTGATCCTGATGCGGAGGCTGGCATGA
- a CDS encoding iron-siderophore ABC transporter substrate-binding protein: MSPRHMLFVAAVLAGAMSSAAQAREITHALGVTDVPDHPQRIVVLTNEGTEALLAVGITPVGAAKSWLGNPWYDHIADQMTDVTNVGEESAVNLEALVALQPDLILGTKQRHEAIYEQLSAIAPTVISERLRGDWKINMALYTDAAGKGAEGQAALDAFDARIAALSSALGDNLKEKISIARFMGGQTRIYFKDSFSGLILDELGFTRPASQDKPEFAEQITKERIPEFEGDRLFYFTYETGNGEGNSQAEDWLADPLWQNLEVVKAGKVHEVSDAVWNTAGGIIAGNLLLDDIESVYGLASTR; encoded by the coding sequence ATGTCCCCTCGTCACATGCTTTTCGTCGCAGCGGTGCTTGCCGGGGCCATGTCCTCGGCTGCCCAGGCTCGCGAAATCACCCACGCCCTGGGCGTCACCGACGTGCCCGACCATCCCCAGCGCATCGTCGTCCTGACCAATGAAGGCACCGAAGCGCTGCTGGCCGTCGGCATCACCCCGGTCGGTGCGGCCAAGTCCTGGCTGGGCAATCCCTGGTACGATCACATTGCCGACCAAATGACGGATGTTACCAATGTCGGCGAAGAATCGGCGGTCAATCTCGAAGCGCTCGTCGCCCTCCAGCCGGACCTGATCCTGGGCACCAAGCAGCGCCATGAGGCCATTTACGAACAGCTCTCCGCCATTGCCCCAACCGTGATTTCCGAGCGCCTGCGCGGCGACTGGAAGATCAATATGGCGCTCTATACCGACGCTGCCGGCAAGGGCGCCGAAGGTCAGGCCGCGCTCGACGCCTTCGATGCCCGCATTGCGGCGCTGTCCAGCGCGCTAGGCGACAATCTCAAGGAAAAGATCTCCATCGCCCGCTTCATGGGCGGCCAGACCCGCATCTATTTCAAGGATAGCTTTTCCGGCCTGATCCTGGACGAACTCGGCTTCACCCGCCCCGCCAGCCAGGATAAGCCCGAATTCGCCGAGCAGATCACCAAGGAGCGCATCCCCGAATTCGAGGGCGATCGCCTGTTCTATTTCACCTACGAAACCGGCAATGGCGAGGGCAATTCCCAGGCCGAGGATTGGCTCGCCGACCCGCTCTGGCAGAACCTCGAAGTAGTCAAGGCCGGCAAGGTGCATGAGGTCTCCGACGCCGTTTGGAACACCGCCGGCGGCATCATTGCCGGCAATCTCCTGCTCGACGACATCGAGTCCGTCTACGGCCTCGCTTCCACCCGCTGA
- a CDS encoding iron-siderophore ABC transporter substrate-binding protein gives MRHLARSLAAIAAILTLATPLSAREITHAMGVTDVPDSPERIVVLTNEGTEALLYLGVAPIGAVQSWHGNPWYEHIAAPLADTVALGTELAVNLEVLATLEPDLILGTKVRQENIYQQLSAIAPTVMSETIGDEWQNNLKFYADVLGRSAEGEAALAEFAGRTAAIGDALGDAKNDEISLVRFSPNRTRIYYKQTFGGLILDQIGFARPAAQDKDEFAEEVTKERIPEMDGDRIFYFSNDLNEQEAAANLEDWLSDPLWLSLEGVKAGKAQRVSEIIWNSAGGIYAAHIMLDDIEAIYGLASTR, from the coding sequence ATGCGTCACCTTGCCCGTTCATTGGCTGCCATTGCAGCCATCCTCACCCTCGCCACACCGCTCAGCGCCCGCGAAATCACCCATGCCATGGGCGTCACCGACGTGCCCGACAGCCCCGAGCGTATCGTCGTACTGACCAATGAGGGCACCGAGGCCCTGCTCTATCTTGGCGTCGCGCCCATCGGCGCGGTGCAAAGCTGGCATGGCAACCCCTGGTATGAACACATCGCCGCGCCCCTCGCAGACACGGTCGCTCTGGGCACCGAGCTGGCCGTCAATCTCGAAGTCCTCGCAACCCTTGAGCCCGACCTGATCCTGGGAACCAAGGTGCGCCAGGAAAATATCTACCAGCAGCTCTCCGCCATCGCCCCAACCGTGATGAGCGAGACCATTGGCGATGAATGGCAGAACAATCTCAAATTCTACGCCGACGTTCTGGGCAGGAGCGCCGAAGGGGAAGCTGCCCTCGCTGAATTCGCCGGCCGCACCGCCGCCATCGGCGATGCCTTGGGTGATGCGAAGAACGACGAAATCTCCCTGGTTCGCTTCTCGCCCAACCGCACCCGCATCTACTACAAGCAGACTTTTGGCGGCCTGATCCTGGATCAGATCGGCTTTGCCCGCCCCGCCGCTCAGGACAAGGACGAATTCGCCGAGGAAGTCACCAAGGAACGCATCCCGGAAATGGACGGCGACCGCATTTTCTACTTCTCCAACGATCTCAACGAACAAGAAGCTGCGGCAAATCTTGAGGACTGGCTCAGCGATCCGCTCTGGCTGAGCCTTGAGGGCGTGAAGGCCGGCAAGGCCCAGCGCGTGAGCGAGATCATCTGGAACTCAGCCGGCGGCATCTATGCCGCGCACATCATGCTCGACGATATCGAAGCCATTTACGGCCTCGCCTCCACCCGCTGA
- a CDS encoding ABC transporter ATP-binding protein encodes MSRLETLDIQAGYADTPVLRSVDLAIPDSQVTILIGPNGCGKSTLLKTMARILAPSRGHVLLDGKDIHTLNTRSVAAKLGLLPQGPIAPEGLTVRELVTQGRFPHQSLLRQWTRADEDAVDGAMATAGITDFADRAVDTLSGGQRQRCWVAMVLAQETELILLDEPTTFLDLKVQVDLMDLLTGLAHERGRTLVIVLHELSLAAAYADHLVMMKQGRIVAAGEPGDIFTAERLKHVFDLDANVLRDPTSGRLVCVPFSGRRRVPEAAQ; translated from the coding sequence ATGAGCCGGCTTGAAACACTCGATATCCAGGCCGGCTATGCCGACACTCCCGTCCTCCGTTCGGTCGACCTGGCCATTCCCGATAGCCAGGTCACCATCCTGATCGGGCCGAACGGTTGTGGCAAATCCACTCTGCTCAAGACCATGGCCCGCATCCTTGCCCCCTCGCGGGGCCATGTCCTGCTCGATGGCAAGGACATCCACACCCTCAATACCAGATCGGTTGCCGCCAAACTCGGCCTCCTGCCGCAGGGTCCGATCGCTCCGGAGGGCCTGACGGTCCGCGAACTGGTGACCCAGGGCCGCTTTCCGCATCAGTCGCTGCTGCGTCAATGGACCCGGGCCGACGAGGACGCGGTCGATGGCGCCATGGCCACTGCCGGCATCACTGATTTTGCCGACCGCGCCGTCGATACGCTTTCGGGCGGTCAGCGCCAGCGCTGCTGGGTCGCCATGGTGCTGGCGCAGGAAACCGAGCTGATCCTGCTTGATGAACCCACCACATTTCTCGATCTCAAGGTGCAGGTCGATCTGATGGACCTCTTGACCGGGCTCGCCCATGAGCGCGGCCGCACCCTGGTCATCGTGCTGCACGAATTGAGCCTGGCCGCCGCCTATGCCGATCATCTGGTGATGATGAAGCAGGGCCGGATCGTCGCCGCCGGAGAGCCGGGCGACATCTTCACCGCCGAGCGCCTCAAGCATGTCTTCGATCTGGACGCCAATGTCCTGCGCGATCCCACAAGCGGCCGACTGGTCTGCGTCCCTTTCAGTGGCCGTCGCCGCGTCCCCGAGGCCGCCCAATGA
- a CDS encoding iron ABC transporter permease yields MSEITASEPVRHRIRAWSGVLPLLAMLAGAFLFHIAVGAKPLPVTTVFDALISFDPTNFDHVIVQNLRLPRAVLALVVGAALSLAGALMQGVTRNPLADPGLLGLTTGAAFAVVLAQTVFGVAALAAMPWIAMSGALGAAVIVFFISRLVPGGATPLSMTLAGAAVSAFLGTIISIIHLLNQDTFENLRVWLTGSLAGRDITLLWYTGPWMLIAFVAGVLLAPRVTVLAMGDEVAQGLGVKTGWLKAQLLAVVVVLTACSVALAGPLGFIGLVIPHVVRLYVGSDYRWIVPYSALVGAAYLISVDIVARIAIPPREISTGIITALVGAPLFVHLVRRRAR; encoded by the coding sequence ATGAGCGAGATCACGGCATCAGAGCCGGTCCGGCACAGGATACGCGCCTGGAGCGGTGTCCTGCCTTTGCTCGCCATGCTGGCCGGCGCCTTTCTTTTTCACATTGCCGTCGGTGCCAAGCCCTTGCCGGTCACCACGGTCTTTGACGCGTTGATCAGCTTCGACCCCACCAATTTCGACCATGTCATCGTGCAAAATCTGCGCTTGCCCCGTGCCGTGCTTGCCCTTGTCGTGGGTGCCGCCCTGTCCCTGGCCGGAGCCTTGATGCAGGGCGTCACCCGCAATCCGCTCGCCGATCCGGGCCTTCTCGGCCTCACCACCGGCGCCGCCTTTGCCGTCGTTCTCGCCCAGACCGTTTTCGGCGTCGCGGCCTTGGCGGCCATGCCCTGGATCGCCATGTCCGGCGCCCTGGGCGCAGCCGTCATCGTCTTTTTCATCTCCCGTCTGGTCCCGGGCGGCGCCACCCCGCTCAGCATGACCCTGGCCGGCGCCGCCGTCAGCGCCTTTTTGGGCACCATCATTTCCATCATTCACCTGCTCAATCAGGATACATTCGAAAATCTCCGGGTCTGGCTCACCGGCTCGTTGGCCGGCCGCGACATCACCCTGCTCTGGTATACCGGCCCCTGGATGCTGATCGCTTTTGTCGCCGGCGTCCTGCTCGCGCCCCGCGTTACCGTACTTGCCATGGGCGACGAGGTCGCTCAGGGGCTGGGGGTCAAGACGGGTTGGCTCAAGGCCCAATTGCTCGCCGTTGTCGTCGTGTTGACGGCCTGCTCGGTAGCCTTGGCCGGTCCACTCGGCTTTATCGGCCTCGTTATTCCCCATGTCGTGCGCCTCTATGTCGGCTCCGACTATCGCTGGATCGTGCCCTATTCGGCCCTTGTGGGCGCCGCCTATCTGATCTCGGTCGATATCGTCGCCCGCATTGCCATTCCACCGCGCGAAATTTCCACCGGCATCATCACCGCCCTCGTTGGCGCCCCGCTCTTTGTGCATCTGGTGCGCCGGAGGGCTCGCTGA
- a CDS encoding iron ABC transporter permease has product MNTVAPPRQLVLRTPRQLIALRLPLRGLVVAGLLLLALLLVSAISLATGSYGVALGEVWETLRGITISRVIDNVIWEFRFPRTLCAALVGAMMALSGAVLQNATRNSLADPSLVGVSQGAALAVVTLTILFPELGSGWRPWIAFAGSILVAMAIRTLSQTHHGPSTIRFVLMGIGLSAFISSITSILLTYGEIDRAMAALAWLAGSINAASWGDVWTLLGWAAVLFPLLLLLSRSMSALRFGGITAIGLGAPVTLVRNVQLAIAVGLAAIATSVVGPLGFVGLVAPHAARRLAPAGMGLHLVLVALFGALLVALADLVGRAAFAPIQVPAGILTALIGVPIFVLLLIRSQPASSS; this is encoded by the coding sequence ATGAACACGGTCGCCCCACCCCGCCAACTCGTCCTGCGCACACCGCGCCAATTGATCGCCCTGCGCCTGCCGCTACGCGGCCTCGTCGTAGCTGGCCTGCTGCTGCTGGCGCTGCTTCTGGTCTCCGCAATAAGCCTGGCCACAGGCAGCTATGGCGTTGCCCTCGGTGAGGTCTGGGAGACATTGCGCGGCATCACCATCAGCCGCGTCATCGACAATGTCATCTGGGAATTCCGCTTCCCCCGCACGCTCTGCGCGGCCCTGGTCGGCGCCATGATGGCCCTCTCCGGCGCCGTGCTGCAAAACGCTACCCGCAATAGTCTGGCCGATCCGTCTCTGGTCGGCGTCAGCCAGGGCGCCGCGCTGGCCGTGGTCACGCTCACCATTCTCTTCCCTGAGCTGGGTAGCGGCTGGCGCCCCTGGATCGCCTTTGCCGGCTCGATCCTGGTGGCCATGGCCATACGAACCTTGTCCCAGACGCATCACGGCCCCAGCACCATCCGTTTTGTCCTGATGGGCATTGGCCTTTCCGCCTTCATCTCCTCGATCACCTCAATCCTGCTCACCTATGGCGAAATCGACCGGGCCATGGCGGCGCTCGCCTGGCTGGCCGGTTCGATCAATGCGGCAAGCTGGGGCGATGTCTGGACATTGCTAGGCTGGGCAGCCGTGCTATTCCCCCTTTTGCTCCTACTCAGCCGCTCCATGAGCGCGCTGCGCTTTGGCGGCATCACCGCCATTGGCCTAGGCGCGCCGGTCACCCTGGTCCGCAATGTGCAATTGGCCATTGCCGTCGGCCTTGCTGCCATTGCCACCTCGGTCGTCGGCCCGCTCGGCTTTGTCGGCCTCGTCGCGCCCCATGCCGCCCGGCGACTGGCGCCCGCGGGCATGGGCCTGCACCTGGTGCTGGTGGCCCTTTTCGGCGCCCTGTTGGTCGCCCTGGCCGACCTTGTTGGCCGCGCCGCCTTCGCCCCCATCCAGGTCCCGGCCGGCATCCTCACCGCTCTGATCGGCGTCCCGATCTTCGTGCTGCTGCTCATTCGCAGCCAGCCGGCCTCATCCAGCTAA
- a CDS encoding ABC transporter substrate-binding protein codes for MLKKLVLACALGLAFATSTFAQETRAFTAANGTFDIPVVPQRIVALNDQIIALPLYELGAPVVGSAGRTDADGNFFMRGGMDTLGIDYANTDIEYVGAFNALDIETIAALQPDLIIGGTYTDPAVVEQLQTIAPTLVIDNGSLGLIKTLETLANLSGKAGNFEARYQRYLDNVERTKSYIGDPSSISATMTFMFPAGEELWVYRTSLGAISQVLSDLDFAQPAAVAALGENQASWSAELIQQLDADFVFGFYRQQPDATPEAIFAAYEKFAPGWCQVLTACRNGQFILLPGPAFGSTMTGLELALELVESHVAARAYTPFEE; via the coding sequence ATGCTCAAAAAGCTCGTCCTTGCCTGCGCCCTCGGCCTTGCTTTCGCAACATCCACCTTCGCTCAGGAAACCCGCGCCTTCACGGCCGCCAATGGCACATTCGACATTCCCGTCGTGCCGCAACGCATTGTCGCGCTCAATGACCAGATCATCGCCCTGCCGCTCTACGAATTGGGGGCACCGGTCGTGGGCAGCGCCGGGCGCACCGATGCCGATGGCAATTTTTTCATGCGCGGCGGCATGGACACGCTGGGCATCGACTATGCCAACACCGATATCGAATATGTCGGTGCGTTCAACGCCCTCGACATCGAGACCATTGCTGCGCTGCAGCCCGACCTCATCATCGGCGGCACCTATACCGACCCGGCTGTGGTCGAGCAGTTGCAGACCATTGCCCCGACCCTGGTCATCGACAATGGCAGCCTGGGCCTGATCAAGACCTTGGAAACCCTGGCCAATCTCAGCGGCAAGGCCGGCAATTTTGAAGCCCGCTACCAGCGCTATCTCGACAATGTCGAGCGCACAAAAAGCTATATCGGCGACCCATCCTCCATCTCGGCAACCATGACCTTCATGTTCCCCGCCGGCGAGGAGCTCTGGGTCTATCGCACGAGTCTTGGCGCCATTTCGCAGGTCCTGTCCGATCTCGACTTTGCCCAGCCCGCCGCTGTCGCCGCGCTGGGTGAAAATCAGGCGTCCTGGAGCGCCGAGCTGATCCAGCAGCTCGATGCCGATTTCGTCTTCGGCTTCTACCGCCAGCAACCCGATGCCACGCCAGAGGCTATTTTCGCCGCCTATGAAAAATTCGCCCCCGGCTGGTGTCAGGTGCTAACGGCCTGCCGCAACGGTCAGTTCATTCTTCTGCCCGGCCCCGCATTCGGCTCGACCATGACCGGTCTCGAACTGGCATTGGAACTGGTCGAAAGCCATGTCGCGGCCCGTGCCTACACGCCCTTCGAAGAATAG
- a CDS encoding sucrase ferredoxin, whose protein sequence is MSHVFCTDVCRERGEPLEGLGDAPQRVLMLAWPRGKWRTPRWESVDMSPALTRALHEASQAGLHVALVDKVEAPGSLPTLHALPENVFADFADEADLIQAIAAYVDGQLFAGQRDTRPTIICCTDSRRDACCARHGFSTYKALVAIADPKRFNIVQATHIGGCRFAASLLVMPQRQRYGRMSAGLAPAFLAALERGEIYLPSYKGRSGQPEPVQIAELAAMRWADERGRTLSDVPLSGTIPDHISEGTRLTLGAEIGGERLSIHLHAQNFMVQGNCATVAEGGGKMTLRWCLDSIGPETSTAS, encoded by the coding sequence ATGAGCCACGTCTTCTGCACCGACGTCTGCCGCGAGCGCGGCGAACCGCTCGAGGGGCTTGGAGATGCGCCGCAGCGCGTCCTCATGCTGGCCTGGCCGCGCGGCAAGTGGCGCACCCCGCGCTGGGAATCGGTCGACATGTCGCCGGCTTTGACTCGAGCGCTGCATGAGGCGTCGCAGGCTGGCCTTCATGTCGCACTGGTCGACAAGGTCGAAGCGCCGGGCAGCCTGCCCACCCTTCATGCCCTGCCCGAAAATGTCTTTGCCGATTTTGCCGATGAGGCCGACCTGATCCAGGCCATCGCTGCATATGTCGACGGGCAGCTCTTTGCCGGGCAGCGCGACACCCGCCCCACCATCATCTGCTGCACCGATAGCCGGCGCGATGCCTGTTGCGCGCGGCATGGTTTTTCGACCTACAAAGCGCTTGTCGCCATTGCCGATCCCAAGCGTTTCAACATCGTCCAGGCCACCCATATTGGCGGCTGCCGCTTTGCCGCTTCCCTGCTCGTCATGCCGCAGCGCCAACGCTATGGCCGCATGAGCGCGGGCCTTGCCCCGGCCTTTCTAGCCGCGCTCGAACGCGGCGAAATCTATCTGCCGTCCTATAAGGGCCGTTCCGGCCAGCCCGAGCCGGTCCAGATTGCCGAACTGGCCGCCATGCGCTGGGCCGACGAGCGCGGTCGCACACTATCGGACGTGCCCTTGTCCGGCACAATTCCGGACCACATCTCGGAGGGCACGCGGCTCACTCTGGGCGCGGAGATCGGCGGCGAACGCCTTTCCATTCACCTCCATGCACAGAACTTCATGGTCCAAGGCAATTGCGCCACCGTGGCCGAAGGCGGCGGCAAGATGACCCTGCGCTGGTGCCTCGATAGCATCGGTCCCGAAACCAGCACTGCGTCCTAA
- a CDS encoding ABC transporter substrate-binding protein: MIRPTLIAAILAAILASPALALPAFAQDTRTFIDDAGRSVEIPAHPERIVSLHDLFFSVPLIELGILPIGSHGRSNDEGTEPFMRSSKMMTGVDFDTADITFLGTGTEIDPEAIAALEPDLIVLSTNQDPDLYASIAPAILLDFSLSDKYALYDRLAEITGSQANLNLLKTRYEQQLSQLKTVVDTPSISVNVIAAVDGQVRSYRHFAALGRVLDDAGFAMPEVVRDVPSGQYQDYSPEMLPEMDADLILVTYRAEQGETAQDAYDQLEAAVPGFCAFLTACQNGRLIAIPRDETFVTSYNALGTLAYSMIALTTPPAR, encoded by the coding sequence ATGATCAGACCCACCCTTATCGCGGCGATCCTCGCTGCCATACTGGCCTCGCCAGCCCTTGCCCTCCCCGCCTTCGCCCAAGACACCCGCACTTTCATCGATGACGCCGGGCGGAGCGTGGAAATTCCGGCCCATCCGGAGCGCATTGTCTCGCTGCATGACCTGTTCTTCTCGGTGCCGCTGATCGAGCTGGGCATTCTGCCTATTGGTAGCCACGGCCGGTCCAATGATGAGGGCACCGAGCCCTTCATGCGCTCGTCCAAAATGATGACTGGCGTCGATTTCGATACCGCCGACATCACCTTCCTTGGCACCGGCACCGAGATTGACCCCGAGGCCATTGCTGCCCTCGAACCGGACCTGATCGTGCTCTCGACCAACCAGGACCCCGACCTTTACGCCAGCATCGCGCCGGCCATCCTGCTCGACTTCAGTCTCTCGGACAAATATGCGCTCTATGACCGGCTCGCCGAAATCACCGGCTCCCAGGCCAATCTGAACCTGCTCAAGACGCGCTATGAGCAGCAGCTTTCCCAGCTCAAGACTGTGGTCGATACCCCGTCCATTTCGGTCAATGTGATTGCTGCTGTCGACGGCCAGGTCCGTTCCTATCGCCACTTCGCCGCTCTGGGCCGCGTGCTCGACGATGCCGGCTTTGCCATGCCGGAGGTGGTTCGGGACGTACCCTCTGGTCAATATCAGGACTACAGCCCCGAAATGCTGCCCGAAATGGATGCCGATCTGATCCTCGTGACCTATCGCGCCGAACAGGGCGAAACCGCCCAGGATGCCTATGATCAGCTCGAAGCCGCCGTGCCCGGTTTCTGCGCCTTCCTCACCGCCTGCCAGAATGGCCGTCTCATCGCTATCCCGCGCGACGAGACCTTTGTCACATCCTACAACGCGCTTGGTACCCTGGCCTATTCCATGATCGCCCTGACCACGCCGCCCGCCCGATAG
- a CDS encoding ABC transporter substrate-binding protein, which translates to MNFSNLLAASALAFTLSAPVLAQDTRTFTDDLGRTVDIPAEPLRIISLHDLAITVPLLELGISPVGSQGRTTAEGEPFIRSSDVLTGVDFGNSDIKFVGNLPADVEAISALEPDLILTTPWQTAPVEQLDIIAPTLVLDNSKRGDLGMHDILAEITGTEDRLAVLKTRYEGQVAQIRRLIDTANISVNVIQGVNGEVLSWHTYGALGKVLRDAGFTFPDRVNQIPEGDLARMSAEELPALDADFLFVTYRTDILETPDDAIGHLNEVMPGFCNFLHACRENQMIVIPREEASASAYYGLGVLSYMIISHISGRDFVAKAD; encoded by the coding sequence ATGAACTTCTCCAATCTTCTGGCGGCGAGTGCGCTTGCCTTCACCCTTTCCGCGCCTGTTCTTGCCCAGGATACCCGCACCTTCACCGACGACCTTGGCCGAACGGTGGACATCCCAGCCGAGCCGCTACGCATCATCTCCCTGCACGATCTCGCGATCACCGTACCGCTACTCGAGTTGGGTATCAGCCCGGTCGGCAGCCAGGGACGCACCACGGCAGAGGGAGAGCCGTTCATCCGCTCCAGCGACGTGCTGACCGGCGTGGACTTCGGCAATTCCGACATCAAGTTCGTGGGCAATCTGCCGGCTGATGTCGAGGCCATCTCGGCGCTTGAGCCGGACCTTATCCTCACCACGCCCTGGCAGACTGCACCCGTCGAGCAGCTCGATATCATCGCCCCTACTCTGGTCCTGGACAATTCCAAGCGCGGCGATCTGGGCATGCACGATATTCTGGCCGAAATCACCGGAACCGAGGATCGCCTGGCCGTGCTCAAGACCCGCTATGAGGGTCAAGTCGCCCAGATCAGACGCCTGATCGATACGGCGAACATCTCGGTCAATGTCATCCAGGGCGTCAATGGCGAGGTCCTGAGCTGGCACACCTATGGCGCACTCGGCAAGGTCCTGCGCGATGCCGGCTTCACCTTTCCCGACCGGGTCAATCAGATCCCCGAAGGCGATCTCGCCCGCATGAGCGCCGAAGAACTTCCCGCGCTCGATGCCGACTTCCTGTTTGTCACCTATCGCACCGATATTCTGGAAACGCCGGACGATGCGATCGGTCATCTCAATGAGGTCATGCCCGGCTTCTGCAATTTCCTGCATGCCTGCCGCGAAAACCAGATGATCGTCATTCCGCGCGAGGAGGCCTCGGCCTCGGCCTATTACGGGCTGGGCGTTTTGAGCTACATGATCATCTCGCACATTTCCGGCCGCGACTTCGTCGCCAAGGCCGACTGA